From Nocardia sp. XZ_19_385, the proteins below share one genomic window:
- a CDS encoding alpha/beta hydrolase, which translates to MSSNNFPDPSSVRYDGPWTHRDVHANGIRFHVVEAAATEEKVDAPLVVLLHGFADFWWSWRHQLTGLADLGYRVVAVDLRGYGDTDKPPRGYDGWTLAGDIAGLIRALGHTDATLVGHADGGLVCWTTAVLHPRLVRSIALVSSPHPAALKSAVLRDGTQRAAWLPNFLRYQLPRYPEHLLTTADGFEVERLLRQRVGGSWSGTAEFVDTARRMRSAIQIPGAAHCALEYQRWAFRSQWRPDGRRFMATMRVPVAVPVLALRGELDNYVVPRTFQRGHQWSPGARLVGIPDAAHFAHQENPEAVTSELAQFLPEIS; encoded by the coding sequence GTGTCGTCGAACAACTTTCCGGATCCGTCCAGCGTCCGTTACGACGGACCGTGGACGCATCGGGACGTGCATGCCAACGGCATTCGCTTCCACGTCGTCGAGGCAGCCGCTACTGAGGAGAAGGTGGACGCGCCACTTGTGGTGCTGCTGCACGGTTTCGCCGACTTCTGGTGGTCCTGGCGGCATCAGCTGACCGGACTGGCCGACCTCGGCTACCGCGTGGTCGCGGTGGACCTGCGCGGCTACGGCGACACCGACAAACCGCCGCGCGGCTACGACGGCTGGACCCTGGCCGGTGATATCGCCGGTCTCATCCGCGCGCTCGGCCACACCGACGCGACCCTGGTCGGGCATGCCGACGGCGGGCTGGTCTGCTGGACCACCGCCGTCCTGCATCCGCGCCTGGTGCGGTCCATCGCGCTGGTCAGTTCGCCACATCCGGCGGCGCTGAAGAGCGCCGTGCTGCGCGACGGTACTCAGCGCGCGGCGTGGCTGCCGAACTTCCTGCGCTACCAGCTCCCCCGCTACCCGGAACACCTGCTGACCACCGCGGACGGGTTCGAGGTGGAGCGGCTGCTGCGCCAGCGGGTCGGTGGAAGCTGGTCGGGCACTGCCGAATTCGTCGACACCGCGCGGCGGATGCGTTCGGCCATCCAGATTCCGGGCGCGGCGCACTGTGCGCTGGAGTATCAGCGCTGGGCCTTCCGCAGCCAGTGGCGGCCCGATGGCCGCCGGTTCATGGCGACCATGCGGGTGCCGGTCGCCGTGCCGGTGCTCGCGTTGCGCGGAGAGCTCGACAACTATGTGGTGCCTCGCACCTTCCAGCGCGGGCACCAGTGGTCGCCCGGCGCGCGGCTGGTCGGCATCCCGGACGCCGCGCATTTCGCGCACCAGGAGAACCCGGAGGCGGTTACCTCCGAGCTCGCCCAGTTCCTCCCCGAGATCAGCTGA